One Kribbella sp. NBC_00662 genomic region harbors:
- a CDS encoding helix-turn-helix transcriptional regulator, whose amino-acid sequence MSARKSERLLNVVICLLVARTYVTKERIREVVEGYAGQTDDAFEKMFERDKDELRDLGIPIEMGTIDKFFSDEVGYRIRRDVFELPEVHLEPDEAAVLGVAARVWQHAGLSEATTSAVLKLKAAGIQTDQSALSAIEPHVGASEPAFDPLWSAVVARQVVRFQHVRSGASESTTRTLEPWGIVSWHGRWYVVGRDRDREATRMFRLSRIGGNVKTVGEPGAFTVPEGTDLRSLVTELAPPRPTSEAKVRARTGSCVSLRRRANAIEEYEEGWDLLHVPYADSSVLAEEIASYGPDAVVEGPGDVLDGVLWRLRTVAGA is encoded by the coding sequence GTGTCGGCGCGGAAGAGTGAGCGACTGCTCAATGTGGTCATCTGCCTCCTGGTCGCGCGCACCTACGTGACGAAGGAACGCATCCGCGAGGTCGTCGAGGGGTACGCCGGCCAGACCGACGACGCCTTCGAGAAGATGTTCGAGCGGGACAAGGACGAGCTGCGCGACCTCGGCATCCCGATCGAGATGGGCACGATCGACAAGTTCTTCTCCGACGAGGTCGGCTACCGGATCCGGCGCGACGTCTTCGAGCTCCCCGAAGTCCATCTGGAGCCGGACGAGGCGGCCGTGCTCGGCGTGGCCGCGCGGGTCTGGCAGCACGCCGGCCTGTCCGAGGCCACCACGTCGGCGGTGCTGAAGCTGAAGGCGGCCGGGATCCAGACCGACCAGTCGGCGCTGAGCGCGATCGAGCCGCACGTCGGTGCGTCGGAGCCGGCGTTCGACCCACTCTGGTCCGCTGTCGTGGCCCGGCAGGTGGTCCGGTTCCAGCACGTGCGGAGTGGTGCGTCCGAGTCGACCACCCGGACGCTGGAGCCCTGGGGCATCGTGTCCTGGCACGGCCGCTGGTACGTCGTCGGCCGCGACCGTGACCGTGAGGCCACCCGCATGTTCCGGCTGTCGCGGATCGGCGGCAACGTGAAGACGGTGGGGGAGCCGGGTGCGTTCACGGTGCCCGAGGGGACGGACCTGCGCTCGCTGGTTACCGAGCTGGCCCCGCCGCGTCCGACGTCCGAGGCGAAGGTGCGGGCGCGGACCGGCTCCTGTGTGAGCCTGCGTCGCCGCGCGAACGCGATCGAGGAGTACGAAGAGGGCTGGGACCTGCTGCACGTCCCGTACGCCGACTCGTCCGTCCTGGCCGAGGAGATCGCGTCGTACGGACCTGATGCGGTCGTAGAAGGTCCCGGGGACGTACTGGACGGCGTGCTGTGGCGGCTGCGGACGGTGGCCGGGGCATGA
- a CDS encoding DUF3866 family protein, with amino-acid sequence MIRWRDGVVAQIGRSWAGAVELTVTVGAQTVRALAYPDLVGTPVVGDRVLLNVSALDRGLGTGGYALVVAVPDRLPEDPPERGHLVKARYTPMQAMVLGADEQDSPDHDVLRDADDLFGTPVVVADLHSALPAVLAGIYEARPTTRVVYVMTDGGALPLAFSRSVATLRDAGWLSGTVTVGQAYGGDREAVTVHTGLLTAVQVLAAEVVVITQGPGNLGTGTRWGFSGVQSGEAVNAVGTLGGRAVASLRISEADPRPRHRGISHHSLTAYGRVALQPADVVVPDLSGDFGDAVRDAAEPLKARHRVVRVGVDGLYEAMQAAPVKLSTMGRGLDEDRAYFEAAAAAGRHAAGLVDVPPPGVGTQYS; translated from the coding sequence GTGATTCGCTGGCGGGACGGTGTGGTGGCGCAGATCGGCCGGAGCTGGGCCGGTGCAGTTGAGCTGACTGTGACGGTCGGTGCGCAGACCGTGCGCGCCCTGGCCTACCCGGACCTGGTCGGTACGCCGGTCGTGGGCGACCGCGTGCTGCTCAACGTGAGCGCACTGGACCGCGGCCTGGGCACAGGCGGCTACGCGCTGGTCGTCGCCGTACCGGACCGGCTGCCGGAGGACCCGCCGGAGCGCGGTCACCTGGTGAAGGCCCGCTACACGCCGATGCAGGCGATGGTGCTGGGCGCGGACGAGCAAGACTCCCCCGACCACGACGTACTGCGGGATGCGGACGACCTCTTCGGTACGCCGGTCGTCGTCGCGGACCTGCACTCCGCCCTGCCTGCGGTGCTGGCGGGCATCTACGAGGCTCGCCCGACCACTCGGGTCGTGTACGTCATGACGGATGGCGGAGCGCTCCCGCTGGCGTTCTCGCGGAGCGTGGCGACCCTGCGGGACGCTGGCTGGCTCAGCGGGACGGTGACCGTCGGCCAGGCGTACGGCGGGGACCGGGAGGCCGTGACCGTTCACACCGGACTGCTGACGGCTGTGCAGGTTCTGGCCGCAGAGGTGGTCGTCATCACGCAAGGACCGGGCAATCTGGGCACGGGCACGCGCTGGGGCTTCTCTGGTGTGCAGTCTGGTGAGGCGGTCAACGCGGTCGGCACGCTGGGCGGTCGGGCCGTCGCATCGCTCCGGATCTCCGAAGCGGATCCGCGTCCGCGTCACCGCGGTATCTCACACCACAGTCTCACCGCGTACGGCCGGGTGGCGCTCCAGCCGGCGGATGTCGTCGTACCGGATCTGTCCGGTGACTTCGGGGACGCCGTACGGGATGCGGCTGAGCCGCTGAAGGCGCGGCACCGGGTGGTCCGGGTCGGCGTGGACGGGTTGTACGAGGCGATGCAGGCGGCGCCGGTCAAGCTGTCCACGATGGGCCGCGGCCTCGACGAGGACCGCGCGTACTTCGAGGCTGCCGCGGCGGCGGGGCGGCATGCGGCGGGTCTGGTGGATGTACCACCACCCGGAGTGGGGACGCAGTACTCCTGA
- a CDS encoding FKBP-type peptidyl-prolyl cis-trans isomerase encodes MRKLLSLVVVAALGSSLVACGSDKKDEFGAAGVKVTSDFGQKPTITHRDGEPDKNLVTEVLKEGDGPEVKKGELLTANYLGQIWRDGKVFDNSYDRGAPSSFPIGVGGVIAGWDEGLVGKKIGSRVLLSIPSDKGYKSTGNEQAGIKGDDTLIFVVDLVGEAANDTPLDASPVTPSTPTKISVSGPLNAEPKVTVAAGTKPPAKPGKPVVFALGKGKPIEKASQLIGRYVVYDYTGKKQASTWDGQPATAQSPAQPGAPTDQLQVGPSPTGQTGALDGLAGIPVGSRVLVELPASKDQAGKTVNAFAVIDILNAFPAPKQTGQ; translated from the coding sequence GTGCGCAAATTGTTGAGTCTGGTCGTGGTTGCGGCGCTGGGGTCGTCCCTGGTGGCGTGCGGATCGGACAAGAAGGACGAGTTCGGGGCCGCCGGGGTCAAGGTGACCTCCGACTTCGGGCAGAAGCCGACCATCACCCACCGCGACGGTGAGCCGGACAAGAACCTGGTGACCGAGGTCCTCAAGGAGGGCGACGGTCCCGAGGTGAAGAAGGGCGAGCTGCTCACCGCGAACTACCTCGGCCAGATCTGGCGTGACGGCAAGGTCTTCGACAACTCCTACGACCGCGGCGCGCCGTCGTCGTTCCCGATCGGGGTCGGCGGCGTCATCGCCGGCTGGGACGAGGGTCTGGTCGGCAAGAAGATCGGCAGCCGCGTGCTGCTGTCGATCCCGTCCGACAAGGGTTACAAGTCGACCGGCAACGAGCAGGCCGGCATCAAGGGCGACGACACGCTGATCTTCGTCGTCGACCTGGTCGGCGAGGCCGCCAACGACACCCCGCTGGACGCGAGCCCGGTCACCCCGTCGACGCCGACCAAGATCTCGGTCAGCGGCCCGCTGAACGCCGAGCCGAAGGTGACGGTCGCGGCCGGCACCAAGCCTCCGGCGAAGCCGGGCAAGCCGGTCGTGTTCGCGCTCGGCAAGGGCAAGCCGATCGAGAAGGCCAGCCAGCTCATCGGCCGCTACGTCGTCTACGACTACACCGGCAAGAAGCAGGCCAGCACCTGGGACGGCCAGCCCGCCACCGCGCAGAGCCCCGCCCAGCCGGGCGCCCCGACCGACCAGCTCCAGGTCGGCCCGAGCCCGACCGGCCAGACCGGCGCCCTCGACGGCCTCGCCGGCATCCCGGTCGGCAGCCGCGTTCTGGTCGAGCTTCCGGCCTCGAAGGACCAGGCCGGCAAGACGGTCAACGCCTTCGCGGTCATCGACATCCTGAACGCGTTCCCGGCCCCGAAGCAGACGGGCCAGTAG